The following nucleotide sequence is from Pseudomonas sp. RC10.
GTCGTTAAAGAAGGCGCTGTTTATCCGTTATTTGCATGAGTCAGTGGATGTTCCAATGCCCGGCGCCAATGCACCCAATAAGGGGCGCATCTTCCGGTAAGGCGATAAACAGGATAGGGGTGCTTTCGCGCCGACGCCAAGTATTAATATATATTTTTGAATGCCTGTAACCCGCGCACGTTTGTTGACGAATGATCTATTTACGCAAAAAAACAGGCTGGTTGATTGGGATGAATGTGAAACACCTTGGTTAGGCGCGGGATAACAGTTATTCGTTATCGGTATTAATAAGAGCCGTCATGAAGTCTGAAACAAAGGGATGATCGAATCGCGCTCATAGGCCGATCACGTTTCTTTGCGCTCATACTCTTTTCTCCACATGCTCGATACACGCGTGCTCATGCGGTTCCGACGGCTTGCGGTTACCGTCTGGCCGGACACCGCGCCAGGTTGTATGTCGTTCGCTATTCATCGATATAATGGCCGGCCGTCGAGCGCACAGACCCCGCGATCTCGGCGCCCGACGGTTTAATGCATGGTTCGTTGAGTGGATCACCTCTCAAGCGCTTGAAAAAAGGGTATATGAATAGATTATTTTCCGTGGCGCCGATGATGGACTGGACGGATCGCCATTGCCGGTTCTTCCTGCGTCTGCTCTCCAAAAACGCGCTGCTCTACACCGAGATGGTCACCACCGGCGCGCTGCTGCATGGCGACAGCGAACGTTTCCTGCGCCACGATCAGAGCGAGCATCCGCTGGCGCTGCAACTGGGGGGCAGCAACCCGGCTGATTTGGCGGCTAGTGCGCGTCTGGCCCAGACGGCGGGTTACGACGAGGTGAACCTCAACGTCGGTTGCCCGAGCGACCGGGTGCAGAACAACATGATCGGTGCGGTGTTGATGGGCCATCCGCAACTGGTCGCCGATTGCGTGAAGGCCATGCGCGACGCGGTCTCGATACCGGTGACGGTCAAGCACCGCATCGGCATCAATGGGCGGGACAGCTACGCGCAACTTTGTGAGTTCGTAGGCACTGTGCGCGACGCCGGGTGCACCAGTTTTACTGTCCACGCCCGCATCGCGATTCTCGAAGGCCTGTCGCCCAAGGAAAACCGCGACATCCCGCCGTTGCGCTACGACGTGGTGGCTCAGCTGAAACAGGATTTCCCCGACCTTGAGATCATTCTCAACGGCGGCATCAAAACCCTGGAAGACTGCCGGGAACACCTCAAAACCTTCGACGGCGTGATGCTGGGCCGCGAGGCTTATCACAACCCCTACCTGCTGGCCGAAGTGGACCGCGAGCTGTTTGGCGGTGACGCGCCGCCGATCACCCGCGCCGAAGCCCTGGCGCAACTACGGCCTTACGTCGAAGCCCATTTGCGCGACGGCGGCTCGATGCATCACATCACCCGTCACGTGCTGGGCCTGGGCACCGGCTTCCCCGGCGCGCGCAAATTCCGTCAACTGTTGTCAGTGGACATTCACAAGACCGACGACCCGCTGGGCTTGCTGGACAAGGCCGGGGCGTTGCTGGAAGGGCGCTAGTCGCTCACGCCGAGAATGCCGGTCGGGCCTGTCCATCATCGGACCGACTTTTCCGACCGGCATTGCGCTGAGGGCTATTTCGCCGCCCGGTCCAGATAATCGCAAAAATGCTTCTTCGCCTCATCCTCGGGGGTGTACAGCCCTGCCTGTGTGACAAAGGTCATGGTCACTTTCGAGCCGCTGCCTGACTTTTCCACCAGCGCATTCAGCGGCGCGACCTTGCTGGCCCCGACCTGCTGGTAGACATTGATGATGCCGCTTTCAGGGTTAGAGACTTTCATCTGAAAGCCTTCGGTGGTCAGGATGTTATTGACGTTCTTGAAGGCTCTTTTGTAAGGCGTATCGGGCAGGTAGCCGTAGGTGCTGAAGCTCTTGCCGACGAGGATGTTGCCGTCGGTGCGGAAGTTGTCGAGGCACTGACGGCCTGTCGGGTTGGATGCGCAACCCTGCAAGGCCGCGGCGGCGAGCAGGGTGAGGGTGATGCGTTTTGCCACAATCATGACGAACGGCTGTGTCATGCCATTTGCTCCGTACTTCCTGTCTGGAATGGTCTGCGCCCGAGGTGTCCGAGGCGCACATCAGTGGGGGCCTGTGAGGCGTCTTGCGACACGCATCCTACAAGTTTTCAGGTGCTTGAGCGATGCGTGAAGCCGGTATTCGCGCCCGCCGCTAGCGCCTCCCGGTGCGCGTGCTGACATCGACCCACACCGCCAGTACCAGAATGCTGCCCTTGACGATCATCTGCCAGTAGCTGTCCACGTCGAGCATCGACATGCCGTTGTCCAGGCTGGTGATCACCAGAGCCCCCAGCAGCGCGCCATACACCGTGCCCGATCCGCCACGCATGGAGGTGCCGCCAATGAAGCAGGCGGCGATGGCGTCCAGTTCGCCCATGTTGCCCGCCGACGGTGAGCCTGCGGCCAGTCGCGCCGTGTTGACCAGCCCGGCAAGGGCACACATCACGCCCATGATGCCGAAGATCCACAGCTTCACCGCCTGCACGTTGATGCCGGACAGGCGCGTGGCTTCCATGTTGCTGCCCACCGAATAAATGCGGCGACCGAACACGGTCTGGCTGGTGACGTAGCTGAACACGCCGAGCAATACCAACAGCAGCAGGACCGGGACCGGAATACCGTCGTAGCTGTTGAGGGTGTAGACGAAACCGGCGAGGACCGCGCCAATGGCGAGCACGCGCAGAATGTCTCGCACCAACGCGTGAGCCGCGAGGCCGTGCAGCGCGCGGTTGCGACGCTGGCGCCAGGTGAGGAACAGCGTCAGGGCAAACAGCAAAACGCCCAGCACGACGCCCACTAACGGCGGCAGATAACCCTGGCCGACATACACCAGCTGTGGCGACACCGGAGCAATGGTGGTCCCGCCCGTGATCCCCAGCAAAATCCCGCGAA
It contains:
- the dusA gene encoding tRNA dihydrouridine(20/20a) synthase DusA encodes the protein MNRLFSVAPMMDWTDRHCRFFLRLLSKNALLYTEMVTTGALLHGDSERFLRHDQSEHPLALQLGGSNPADLAASARLAQTAGYDEVNLNVGCPSDRVQNNMIGAVLMGHPQLVADCVKAMRDAVSIPVTVKHRIGINGRDSYAQLCEFVGTVRDAGCTSFTVHARIAILEGLSPKENRDIPPLRYDVVAQLKQDFPDLEIILNGGIKTLEDCREHLKTFDGVMLGREAYHNPYLLAEVDRELFGGDAPPITRAEALAQLRPYVEAHLRDGGSMHHITRHVLGLGTGFPGARKFRQLLSVDIHKTDDPLGLLDKAGALLEGR
- a CDS encoding sugar ABC transporter permease; the protein is MNQLKHLFTRYKMLALVIAIAVIWLFFSWQTEGGFITPRNLSNLLRQMSITGILACGMVLVIISGEIDLSVGSLLGLLGGVAAILDVVYHVPLILNLGVVALCGLAIGLANGCMTAYLRIPSFIVGLGGMLAFRGILLGITGGTTIAPVSPQLVYVGQGYLPPLVGVVLGVLLFALTLFLTWRQRRNRALHGLAAHALVRDILRVLAIGAVLAGFVYTLNSYDGIPVPVLLLLVLLGVFSYVTSQTVFGRRIYSVGSNMEATRLSGINVQAVKLWIFGIMGVMCALAGLVNTARLAAGSPSAGNMGELDAIAACFIGGTSMRGGSGTVYGALLGALVITSLDNGMSMLDVDSYWQMIVKGSILVLAVWVDVSTRTGRR